The DNA sequence AATGCATGGAACCAAAAGTGATCATCACTTATGAACGGGAAGCTTTCGCCTATGGCCCCGGGAACACGCGCATCACATTGGATTTTGATATGCACGCCAGCACACAAGTATCCTCTTTCTTCCACGAAGGCCGTATCGGAATAAGGGAGCCCGGGATCGACTGCGTACTGGAAGTCAAATTCGACAATTATCTGCCTGGATGGATCCAAAGTCTGGTGCAGACAGAAGAAACAAACAGCACCTCGCATTCAAAATACGTAATTGGAAGACACCTAAACCAAATATAAGAAAATATCCAGGAGGAATATTGAAATGACAACATTCACAGATATCATTAAAAACAGTTTTTTGGAGGAAACAGCCGATTTTTCCATCGCGGCGGCTTCAGTTTCCCTGCTATCGGCGCTCTTCATCGGCCTGTTCATCTTCTTCATCTATAAAAAAACCTACGCCGGCGTCATGTATTCGAAACCCTTCAATACGTCGTTGGTCCTATTGTCGGTCCTGACCACTTTCGTCATTCTGGCAGTAACCTCCAACGTTGTCCTTTCCCTAGGGATGGTCGGTGCCCTTTCCATCGTCCGCTTCCGTACCGCCATCAAGGAGCCGCTTGACCTGGTCTTCCTTTTCTGGTCGATCAGCGTCGGCATCATCCTGGGAGCTGGATTGTATTCTCTGGCTTTCCTCGGATCTGCATTCATCACGGTCATCCTGCTCGTTCTGACAGGAAAGGTCGATTCTTCGGCCCCTTACATTTTGATGCTGCAGCTGGAGAATGAGAATGCTGAATTGCAGGCGACCGAAATCATCAAAAACCGTTTTGGAAAAATCATCGTAAAATCCAAGAGCATCACGGACGGTCAACCGGAATTGATCTATGAAGTAAAAGTCAAGAACAACGAAACAAGCTTCATGAATGAATTGAGCGCTATCGAAGGCGTCCAGAACGCCACTTTGGTCAGCTATAACGGCAACCAAGCAGGCTAAGAAACACGACCTAACATTAACTAAAAAACCATAACAGACAGGAGAACTACCCCATGAAAAGTACTATAATGAATCTAAAGAATAAACCTCTAACTCAAATGCTCGCACTGACAGGCACCCTTGCCTTATTGACCGCTTGCTCCACTGAAGCGAGCACCACAACAGCATCAAGCGACGGTTCGACCACTGAGGCTACCGTTGAATCCACTCTTGCATCAGACTCCAGTTATTCAGCAAGCAACGCAACAGCCATCACTTTTTCCGACCAAACCATCACAGTCGACGGATCCGGAGCTGCTGCTGACGGTTCGATCCTGACCATCACGCAACCCGGCACGTATATCCTCAGCGGAACCCTGAGCGAAGGCCAGGTCCGTGTCGAAACAGTCGATGAAGCCGATGTCCAGATCGTTCTCGACGGGGCTACTATCACGAATTCCACCGGAGCCGCCATCTACGTGAAAAGCGCCAACTCCGCGACCATCACTTTGGCTGAAGGAACGACCAATACTTTAAGCGACGGAGAAACGTACACCTTCGAAGACAGTGAGGATGAGCCGGATGCTACCCTATTCAGCAAATCCGATCTTATCCTGAACGGAACGGGAACTTTGGGCATCGATGCCAATTATGCTCATGCCATCAAAGGTAAAGATGACGTGACCATCGCAGAAGGAACCTATGAGATCACTTCTGTCGGCGACGCCATCAAAGGCAGCGATTCGCTCTTCATCAGCTCGGGTACCTTCACGATCGATGCGGGCGGCGACGGACTGCAGTCCACAAACGAGGAAGAAGAAAGCAAAGGAACCTTGACTATTGAATCAGGCACTTTCGCGATCACGGCAGCCTCTGACGGCATCCAAGCCGCAACCGATCTGCAGATACTTGGTGGCGACTTTACGATCACAACCGGCGGCGGTAGCGCGAACAGCAGTACAGCGAGCGAGGCTTGGGGAACATGGGCAGCACCTTCTGAAGCAGCAGCCACAACTACCACCGAGGAAACAACTAGCGCCAAAGGTTTGAAAGCGACAGGCTCATTAGCGATCTCCGGCGGCACCTTCGTATTGGACACATCCGATGACTCCATCCATACCAATGATGCGATCCAAATAACGGGCGGAGACTTCACGATTGCTTCTGGTGATGATGGTATCCATGCCGATAACACCTTGACAATCGATGACGGAACCATTAACATCAATCAAAGTTATGAAGGTATCGAAGCAACCGAAATCACGCTGAATGGCGGAGACATCACTTTGACATCAACGGATGACGGTGTAAACACAGCCGGCGGAAATGATGCGTCAGCCGTCAGCGGACGCCCTGGTGAAAACACGTTCACCTCTACTGCAGAAGGAGCAGGACTCTTGACCATCAACGGCGGAACGCTTGTGGTAAACGCGAGCGGCGATGGACTCGACAGTAACGGAAGCATCGAGATGAACGATGGCACCGTAATCGTCAACGGCCCGACCGACAGCATGAACGGTACGTTGGATTACGACAGCACGTTCAACATGAACGGCGGTACGCTTATTGGTGTCGGCAGCTCCGGAATGGCGATGAGCCCTTCTTCGACCTCAGCACAAAGCTTCCTGTTCACATCCTCTATCCCATTGGTTGCGGATGAAGCCATCCAAATCACTGGACCGGACGGAGAAGTGATCATGACCTTCGAGGCTTCCACAACGGCTCAGTCGCTTGTATTCTCCAGTCCTGGCCTGGTCAACGGATCTGCTTACACAATCACAACCGGCGGAACAGTTTCCGGCGAATCCGCAACTGGTATCTACGAAGATACGTCCTTCAGCGGCGGTTCATCCACCGTTGATGTCAGCGCCACAACTGAAGCAACCAGCGGCCAAATGGGCGGCATGGGTGGCAACTCAATGCCCGTATCCGGTGCGTCCGTGAAATAAACGCACATCAATAAAATATCTTTCCTAGCCGAGCAACCCGGAAAAGAGTCTAACCATACCCTCTTTCCGGCCATTGGCAAAAATTAGCCCCAGAAGAGGTAACTGCTATGAAAAAAAGAAAAAAACTAAAGAAAAAATATGCACTTTTCCTGTCTACTTTGTTCCTTGTGGGCTGCGTCAAGTTCCTATTGTGGGACTTAGCGAAATCCCAAGAAGGGGAAAGTTCCGCATCAGCCCAGACCTTGACGACGGATGTCGCGTACGCGGTTGATGAAATGCAGGAAGCGGATGAAAACAGTGTGGCTGAAGCAAATGCGCTTCTCCAGAGCAGCACGATCATGACGACAGCCGGAGAGGATTTGGCGGCGGATTTGGATGAACTGAATGCTGCCTACCCTGACCAG is a window from the Trichococcus shcherbakoviae genome containing:
- a CDS encoding carbohydrate-binding domain-containing protein; amino-acid sequence: MKSTIMNLKNKPLTQMLALTGTLALLTACSTEASTTTASSDGSTTEATVESTLASDSSYSASNATAITFSDQTITVDGSGAAADGSILTITQPGTYILSGTLSEGQVRVETVDEADVQIVLDGATITNSTGAAIYVKSANSATITLAEGTTNTLSDGETYTFEDSEDEPDATLFSKSDLILNGTGTLGIDANYAHAIKGKDDVTIAEGTYEITSVGDAIKGSDSLFISSGTFTIDAGGDGLQSTNEEEESKGTLTIESGTFAITAASDGIQAATDLQILGGDFTITTGGGSANSSTASEAWGTWAAPSEAAATTTTEETTSAKGLKATGSLAISGGTFVLDTSDDSIHTNDAIQITGGDFTIASGDDGIHADNTLTIDDGTININQSYEGIEATEITLNGGDITLTSTDDGVNTAGGNDASAVSGRPGENTFTSTAEGAGLLTINGGTLVVNASGDGLDSNGSIEMNDGTVIVNGPTDSMNGTLDYDSTFNMNGGTLIGVGSSGMAMSPSSTSAQSFLFTSSIPLVADEAIQITGPDGEVIMTFEASTTAQSLVFSSPGLVNGSAYTITTGGTVSGESATGIYEDTSFSGGSSTVDVSATTEATSGQMGGMGGNSMPVSGASVK
- a CDS encoding DUF4956 domain-containing protein, with the translated sequence MTTFTDIIKNSFLEETADFSIAAASVSLLSALFIGLFIFFIYKKTYAGVMYSKPFNTSLVLLSVLTTFVILAVTSNVVLSLGMVGALSIVRFRTAIKEPLDLVFLFWSISVGIILGAGLYSLAFLGSAFITVILLVLTGKVDSSAPYILMLQLENENAELQATEIIKNRFGKIIVKSKSITDGQPELIYEVKVKNNETSFMNELSAIEGVQNATLVSYNGNQAG